One window of the Takifugu rubripes chromosome 13, fTakRub1.2, whole genome shotgun sequence genome contains the following:
- the LOC101067937 gene encoding kelch-like protein 10, translating to MRLIFEFAYNNNIPLSEKTIRELLRAAGFLNIMSISVKCCTFLGNMLCADNCIDIYQLTKYNFCTQLEQKAYKFILNNFDLIESGEEFFQLDMEHFCSIIASDHLCVSSEAVVFRAVVRWINHAVADRKEFTAILFSKVRLCFLSYEYIRLNMLQHELVNNNSLCCRNIEVGFNIKEQLDAFDPPLTVARNAMAYPRYPKNILLATGGWSGNNPTHAVEAYDISTHHWVVPGTQLDRRRAYHGVVFLNDNMYCLGGFDRLEKFNLMQRYDFSTGMWSEAAPMHYRRCYVSVTVLNRKIYAMGGYDGFERLKTAESYAPETNQWTLVASMNEQRSDASCTTLNNKIYICGGFNGTECLQTCESYNPEVDQWTLFAPMSIQRSGVGVIAALTYVYAIGGSDGNVRLRTAEVYNPDSDIWNPLSPMHNPRSNFGIELMDGLIFVIGGFNGETTTRKVEYYNIETDDWNEADDMDVSRSGLSCCLVTDLPRIINYIYPRKILPLLKTKKGK from the exons ATGCGGCTCATCTTTGAGTTCGCTTACAACAACAACATTCCTCTGTCAGAAAAGACAATCCGGGAGTTGCTCCGGGCAGCTGGTTTTCTCAATATAATGAGTATTTCAGTTAAATGCTGCACCTTTCTTGGCAATATGCTCTGCGCCGATAACTGCATCGACATCTACCAGCTGACCAAATACAACTTCTGCACCCAACTGGAGCAAAAGGCATACAAATTCATTCTAAATAACTTTGACTTGATTGAATCAGGTGAAGAGTTCTTTCAACTTGATATGGAGCATTTCTGCAGCATAATTGCCAGCGATCATCTTTGTGTGAGTAGTGAGGCTGTTGTCTTCAGGGCTGTTGTTCGGTGGATCAACCATGCAGTGGCAGACAGAAAAGAATTCACAGCCATTCTATTTTCCAAG GTCCGGCTATGTTTTTTATCTTATGAATACATCCGCCTCAATATGCTGCAACATGAGCTGGTGAATAATAATTCTTTGTGCTGCCGAAATATCGAAGTGGGTTTCAACATCAAGGAGCAACTGGATGCATTTGACCCCCCTCTGACTGTTGCCCGTAATGCTATGGCTTACCCCCGCTATCCAAAAAACATCTTATTGGCTACTGGAGGCTGGAGCGGCAACAACCCCACCCACGCAGTTGAAGCATACGATATCAGCACACACCACTGGGTCGTTCCTGGAACCCAACTTGATCGTCGACGTGCCTATCATGGTGTTGTCTTTTTAAACGACAACATGTACTGTTTGGGGGGCTTTGACCGGTTGGAGAAATTCAACCTTATGCAAAGGTATGACTTCTCTACTGGCATGTGGAGCGAGGCAGCCCCCATGCACTACCGGCGCTGCTATGTCAGTGTAACTGtgttaaatagaaaaatatatGCAATGGGGGGCTATGATGGGTTTGAGAGACTAAAAACTGCAGAATCATACGCTCCCGAGACAAACCAGTGGACTCTTGTTGCATCAATGAATGAGCAGCGAAGCGACGCCAGCTGCACTACACTCAACAACAAG ATTTATATTTGTGGTGGATTCAATGGTACAGAGTGCCTCCAAACGTGTGAGAGTTACAACCCAGAAGTGGACCAGTGGACGCTGTTTGCACCCATGAGCATTCAGCGTAGTGGAGTTGGTGTGATTGCTGCTTTAACCTATGTTTATGCA ATTGGTGGTTCTGATGGGAATGTGCGTCTACGCACTGCAGAGGTCTACAACCCCGACTCAGACATCTGGAATCCATTGTCACCCATGCACAACCCCCGGAGCAACTTTGGGATTGAATTAATGGATGGTTTAATATTTGTTATCGGGGGCTTCAATGGCGAAACCACCACCCGTAAAGTTGAGTACTACAATATCGAGACTGATGACTGGAATGAAGCAGATGACATGGACGTTTCTCGCAGTGGACTGAGCTGTTGTTTAGTGACCGATCTCCCCCGTATAATCAATTATATATACCCTCGTAAAATACTTCCTTTGCTAAAAACTAAGAAAGGAAAGTGA